DNA from Minwuia thermotolerans:
GCCGTAGACGTTGGAATTGTGCTCGTTGCGCACGCCCGCGCCATTGACGATGCCGTTGTTCTCGACATCGTCGAAGCCAGCGAAGAACGAGATGTCCATGTTGGAGATGTCGAGCTCCGGCGAGTTCAGCGCCGGGATCGCATAGGCGATGCCCAGGACCTGGTCGTCCATCCAGATGCCGTTCTGGTAGAACAGCGGCACCAGGCCGAAGGAGAACGGATAGTCGCCGTCATAGTAGCGGCCCGTGAAGCCCGCAGCGATGGCGCCCGCGTCGCCCTCGAAGAACAGGGTCTCCAGGTTCAGGTCCGTCTGCAGGTCGCACTTGTCGGCGCTGTTGCCGCCGAAGAACTCGCAGCGGGTGAACTGACCGCCATTGTCGAGCGGCCGCAGGAAGGTGTGAATGCGCTCCGTCGAGGTGATCTTGAAATCGATGTCGAGGTTCAGACGCGTGGCGATCTGGCCGACTTCCGCATTGCCGTTGTCATTGAAGGCGATGGCGGTCCGGATGTCACCGAAGGCCTGGATCGCGAACTGCGTCGGATTGAGCTTGCCGAAGACGTAGCTCGGTTCATCGAGCTGGCCGGAAATGTACTGAGGCTGGCCAAGCTCGAACAGCGGCCTGGGCGCCTCGACCTCCGACTTGCCGCCGTAGATCGCCAGCTGCGCTTCGATGTCGTATTCGGTGTCCTCGTAGTTCGGATCGGGCTTGAAGGCCCCCTCCTCCAGCGGCACGCGCTTGGCGCCCGCGGACATTTCCGGATTGTAGTCTTCCGCCGCCCACGTTCCGCCGGCGGCGTAAACCAGTATCGCCGCGGCGGCGGTCGCGCCCGCGACGAATTTCCTGCCAAGAAGCACTCGATTCATCTTCCCAAACCCCCCGGGCCCACCCTCCGGCCCCAAATCGAAACAAGGTCCTGACCGGCCGCCGCGTTGTCGGCGGCGGCCGGCCGGCTGTGGCGGCTACTGGACCTCGATCTCCACAGTGTAGGGATGCATGTCCAGCATCCACTGGTTCATCGACTGCTCCATCTCCTTCGTCGCGCCGACGAAGCGCATGAAGTAGATGGGTTCCGCGCGGCTGCGCATCCGAGCCGAGAGCTTGTAGGTGCCCGGCTTGGTGAGCAGTTCGCCCGGCACCGAATATTCGGCGTCGCGGGACGACAGCGGCGGGATCGAACGGGCCTCCATCCGCACGAACTGCGGGTGGTTGAGAACCGTTGTCGGCACGTTCGGCTGACGCAGGAACGGCCGCTGATCGACGTCGAAGTTCACCGGCAGGAACATCTCCCGATCCGTTCCCTTCACGTTGGTGGTCAGGAACTTGGTCTGAAGATTGAACAGCTGGCGGTCATGCTCGATCTTGCCCTGCTGGACGTCCTCCGAATGAAGGTCGGCCATGTCGCCGGCGCTGTCCACGTAACCCGATTCCCAGATGCGGTTGCCGTCCGGATCGGTCAGCGCGACGTTCAGCCAGATCTCCGGCTGGGCGCCCAGGCTGCCCGAGGGCAGATTGTGGCCCGAGTTCGTGTTGGTGACCTTGTAGGCGAACTGGAAGTCCTGGCCGACACGCGGGGCGCCGTCGAAGAACGGGCCGTCGAGATGGCTGCCGTTCTCCATCACCGCCCGGCGCAGTTCCTTCTTGTATTCCAGCCCTTCGAGGTTCTCCTCGATGATGTAGCGGGCCTCGAAACGATCGTCCTCGGAAGACCAGACCTCGGGGAAATCGACCTCGATCTCGCCGTTGTATACCTTGTCCTCGAACTCCTCGGTGCCCCAGCCGGCGCGCCAGTCGAACTGCAGCCATTCCTCGATGGTCCAGTTCTCGGCGACCGGGTTGTGCGGGAAGATGCCCGGATGGGCGATCGGGTAGCCCGGACCGTAGAAGGCGTGATTGCTGCGGCGGCGGTCCGGATTGATCTCCTCGCCGTTCACCACTGCGGCCGGCCCCTGAGCATATCCTTCGGCCCTGCCCGGAACCTTGCCCATGTGGCATTCCTGACAGGTGATGCCCTCACGCAGAGCCGGGCTGTCGCGGTACTGGTCCCAGACCACCTCAAGCTTGATGCCCAGGTTCACGGCCACCTGGTGGCAGCTGGCGCAGAACTCGGATTTCGAGATCTGCTCGAACTTGACCACCTCGGTGTGGATCTGGTTGCCGCGCTCCTCGTCGGAGGTGGCGACGCGGTAGAAGCTCTTGTCCTTGATGACCTTCTTGAGCGTCTCGCCGTCGGAGTTGGTGTAGACCGGCGCGTAGATGCGGCCGGGCTCGATCCGCCGCTCGCCGTTCACCTTGTAGTAGGTGTTGTTGACGCGGTGGCAGGTGATGCAGGTGATGCCCTCGCGCGCCACCTGGCTGCGCTCCCACAACGGCGCGGCACGCGATTCGCCGAGCGTCGTGCCGACGCTCTGATGGCAGCGCACGCAGAAGGTGCCGATCGTGCCCTGAGTCAGGTTCGTGATCGCCTGCTCGAACTTGTGGAACATGGGCGAGATCGACGCGTAGGCGTGGTTCGAAGACGACCACTCCCTGTAGATCTCCTCATGACAGGCGGCGCACTTGGACGCGCTGGGGAACATGTCCTCGCTGAACAGTTCCGTATGCGCCTCGTCGCCAAGCTTCTGCGCCTCGGTGTCGCTCTGCGCCTGCGCGCTGGAGACCCCGAAGGCCAGAAATGCCGCCATGGCCAGCCCGCCGAAGCGTGCGACCAGGGCGCGGAATTCCGTCCGTCGTCCTGATGCGTTCATCATCCTCAACCTCCGTCCTGGCCGGGCCGTTCCGGTTCTTGTGCTGTCTGCTGGAAGCCCATCGTCCGAATGAAACCCGGCTCCAGATGATATTCGTGGCAAAGCTGACAGTCCTGTCGAACTTTTGCCTCGGTATGACACTGGGTGCAAGTCTCCTTGCCGATCGGTTTGAACCCGGGCGCGAAGTCCGTCGCATCGAAGTGTTTGAACGACGCGGCGTAATCCGCTTCGGGATTCAACTTGTGGCATGTTGCGCATAGTGTTCCCGGGCCGAGCAGATTGACATGGGGGCCGTGGTCGTATTGCACGTAGGGACGATCTTCCACTGGTTGATAACCCCATTCGACCATCAGCTTGGCCGCATCTTCTCCACCTTCGCCTGATTTGTCGGTGACCTCAGTCACAGCGTGGCACTTGGCGCAGTTGCCCAGGCCGGTATCGCCCAGAAGTGTGGTCTGAAGCAGCTCCGCCTGTTCGATCACAATCTCGTCAGCACCCGCCGCTTCGGCCGCCCGCGGCGCGTTCACGGCGAAGTCGAACCAAGCCCGGGCGATCGGATCGGCGTGGCCCGTCGGACGGTAGCTGACCGACACCCCTTCCGATTGCCAGCCGCCGCCGGTCAGTTCGCTCGGCGCCTCGTACTCCATCTTCTGCATCCAGGCGCAGGCAGCGCGGCGCAGGAGTTCGCCATCGAGGCCGGCCAGCAGACGTTCCGGACGGGCGTCGCCCGGCACTGCCTCCAGCCGCTCGACCATCGGTTCGAGCCCCGACTCGGCCAGCGCCATGAAGAACTCGCCCACGGGTTCGTTGTACTCGTAGTTGTCGTCCGGCGGTGCGCCCAGCATCAACGCCATGGGCGGCGAGAGATAATCGCCCCAGTCCTCGTAGAAATACTCGTCGAATTCGACTTCGTCCGGGTCGCCGCCCTCGGCGCGCGCCCTCAGGAACTCGACCTGATCCGGTGTCGGCCCGCAGACCTCCGCCACCTGATCCATGTCGAAGGGATCTTCTTCCAGATACGGCAGGGTGATCAGACGCAGCGAACGGTCGGTGATTCCCTCCAGATGGCAGCTGGCGCAGTTCTGCTCGAAGCTGCCCGGCGGCACGTCGAGCCCGGCACGCTGAACATCGTGGCAGGTCACGCAGGTCGGCTGCTTGTCCTCGGCCAATTCCTTCGGAAAATACTGGCTGAAGTGATTGACGTGATTGAACTGGATGGAACCGCGGCGATCATGCGGAAAACCGGCGGCGAAAGCCGGATGATCCCTGGAGAAGGAACTGACGGTGCTCTGGTGACAGCTGTTGCACTGGGCGTCCTTCATCGGCGCGATGTTCGCGTCCTTGCCCTTGTGCTCGGTGTGGCACATCACACAGTCGGTGCGCGTCTCCGCGCTCGGCGAATC
Protein-coding regions in this window:
- a CDS encoding multiheme c-type cytochrome, with protein sequence MMNASGRRTEFRALVARFGGLAMAAFLAFGVSSAQAQSDTEAQKLGDEAHTELFSEDMFPSASKCAACHEEIYREWSSSNHAYASISPMFHKFEQAITNLTQGTIGTFCVRCHQSVGTTLGESRAAPLWERSQVAREGITCITCHRVNNTYYKVNGERRIEPGRIYAPVYTNSDGETLKKVIKDKSFYRVATSDEERGNQIHTEVVKFEQISKSEFCASCHQVAVNLGIKLEVVWDQYRDSPALREGITCQECHMGKVPGRAEGYAQGPAAVVNGEEINPDRRRSNHAFYGPGYPIAHPGIFPHNPVAENWTIEEWLQFDWRAGWGTEEFEDKVYNGEIEVDFPEVWSSEDDRFEARYIIEENLEGLEYKKELRRAVMENGSHLDGPFFDGAPRVGQDFQFAYKVTNTNSGHNLPSGSLGAQPEIWLNVALTDPDGNRIWESGYVDSAGDMADLHSEDVQQGKIEHDRQLFNLQTKFLTTNVKGTDREMFLPVNFDVDQRPFLRQPNVPTTVLNHPQFVRMEARSIPPLSSRDAEYSVPGELLTKPGTYKLSARMRSRAEPIYFMRFVGATKEMEQSMNQWMLDMHPYTVEIEVQ
- a CDS encoding cytochrome c3 family protein → MTHQTVGESCTDCHAFGGPATTAHNAVFDGGGGFATDSPSAETRTDCVMCHTEHKGKDANIAPMKDAQCNSCHQSTVSSFSRDHPAFAAGFPHDRRGSIQFNHVNHFSQYFPKELAEDKQPTCVTCHDVQRAGLDVPPGSFEQNCASCHLEGITDRSLRLITLPYLEEDPFDMDQVAEVCGPTPDQVEFLRARAEGGDPDEVEFDEYFYEDWGDYLSPPMALMLGAPPDDNYEYNEPVGEFFMALAESGLEPMVERLEAVPGDARPERLLAGLDGELLRRAACAWMQKMEYEAPSELTGGGWQSEGVSVSYRPTGHADPIARAWFDFAVNAPRAAEAAGADEIVIEQAELLQTTLLGDTGLGNCAKCHAVTEVTDKSGEGGEDAAKLMVEWGYQPVEDRPYVQYDHGPHVNLLGPGTLCATCHKLNPEADYAASFKHFDATDFAPGFKPIGKETCTQCHTEAKVRQDCQLCHEYHLEPGFIRTMGFQQTAQEPERPGQDGG